The following coding sequences lie in one Arachis ipaensis cultivar K30076 chromosome B05, Araip1.1, whole genome shotgun sequence genomic window:
- the LOC107644114 gene encoding NF-X1-type zinc finger protein NFXL1, whose amino-acid sequence MSVQAQRDRRSRSRVPPQGGPRQEWVPRGSSTTTAVQPSNLQSDQNADSAGSSSNGADAVPVAAATAPVSTAPPAVVRHNRSNHGAVNQRREVEKGRSSGNQAGKGLKMRDSSLPQLVQEIQEKLMKGTVECMICYEMVRRSALVWSCSSCYSIFHLNCIKKWARAPTSIDLSAEKNQGFNWRCPGCQSVQLTSSKEIRYVCFCGKRVDPPSDLYLTPHSCGEPCGKPLEKEVFSNGGSKEDLCPHVCVLQCHPGPCPPCKAFAPPRLCPCGKKTITTRCFDRQSVLTCGQRCEKLLECGRHRCERICHVGACDPCQVLINASCFCSKKVEVLPCGDMTMKGEFTAEAGVFTCGSNCGRKLSCGNHMCNEICHPGSCGECDLLPRRVNTCCCGKTKLDEERKSCLDPIPTCSQVCAKSLPCGTHHCKEVCHVGDCPPCLVLVSQKCRCGSTSRIVECYKTTAENEKFTCEKPCGRKKNCGRHRCSERCCLLSNPNNNLSSEWDPHFCSMPCEKKLRCGQHACESLCHSGHCPPCLETIFTDLTCACGRTSIPPPLPCGTPPPSCQLPCSVPQPCGHIALHSCHFGDCPPCSVPVAKECIGGHVVLRNIPCGSKDIRCNKLCGKTRQCGLHACGRTCHPPPCDNLSCGVQGLPAPCGQTCGAPRRDCRHTCTAPCHPSTPCPDVRCEFPVTITCSCGRITANVPCDAGVSSSNYNADAVHEASITQKLPIPLQPVDPNGKKVPLGQRKLMCDDECAKLERKRVLADAFDITTPNLDSLHFGDNSVDLISDLYRRDPKWVISVEERCKFLVLGKSRSTTHGLKVHVFCPMLKEKRDAVRVIADRWKLAVSAAGWEPKRFIVIHVTSKSKAPTRVLGVKGTPTISAPLPPAFDHLVDMDPRLVVSFPDLPREADISALVLRFGGECELVWLNDKNALAVFHDPARAATAMRRLDHGTFYQGAVSVVPNVGATTTSSTTGAWGAGTMKEGALSVLKGNAWKKAVVQESSWREDSWGDEEWTTGSANVQQSAWKKEAPIAASFNRWNLLDHESGQSSSSTNVKKAEASGKNTESSAVLRLESHAAGSNEQGKRGGNLDATEASEVVDDWEKAYE is encoded by the coding sequence ATGAGCGTTCAAGCTCAGAGAGACCGGAGGAGTAGGTCCAGAGTTCCGCCGCAAGGTGGTCCACGTCAAGAATGGGTTCCCAGAGGATCATCTACCACTACTGCTGTTCAACCATCAAATTTGCAATCTGATCAAAATGCTGATTCTGCTGGTAGTTCCAGTAATGGTGCTGATGCTGTTCCTGTTGCTGCTGCCACCGCCCCTGTTTCCACTGCCCCACCTGCAGTGGTTCGCCATAATAGAAGCAATCACGGGGCTGTGAATCAGAGGAGGGAAGTGGAGAAAGGGAGGAGTAGTGGGAATCAGGCTGGGAAGGGGTTGAAGATGAGGGACTCTAGTTTGCCTCAGTTGGTGCAGGAGATTCAGGAGAAGCTCATGAAAGGGACTGTGGAATGCATGATTTGTTATGAAATGGTACGGAGGTCTGCACTTGTTTGGTCTTGTTCGAGCTGCTACTCTATCTTTCACCTCAACTGCATCAAGAAGTGGGCTCGTGCGCCTACGTCGATTGATTTGTCAGCTGAGAAGAATCAGGGCTTTAATTGGCGGTGTCCTGGTTGTCAATCGGTGCAGCTTACTTCGTCAAAGGAGATTCGGTATGTTTGCTTTTGTGGGAAAAGGGTGGACCCTCCATCTGATTTGTATTTGACGCCACATTCGTGTGGAGAACCATGTGGGAAGCCTCTTGAGAAGGAGGTGTTCTCTAATGGTGGGAGTAAGGAAGATCTTTGCCCTCATGTTTGTGTCTTGCAATGCCATCCTGGTCCTTGTCCTCCGTGTAAAGCATTTGCCCCTCCGCGCTTATGTCCATGTGGGAAGAAGACAATTACCACCCGTTGTTTTGATAGGCAATCTGTTCTTACATGTGGCCAGCGGTGTGAGAAGCTTCTCGAGTGTGGGCGTCACCGATGTGAACGCATTTGTCATGTCGGAGCTTGTGACCCATGTCAGGTTTTGATCAATGCCTCTTGCTTTTGTAGTAAGAAGGTAGAGGTTCTTCCATGTGGGGACATGACTATGAAGGGTGAATTCACAGCAGAAGCTGGAGTTTTTACCTGTGGTTCCAATTGTGGAAGGAAACTTAGTTGTGGTAATCACATGTGCAATGAGATTTGTCATCCAGGAAGTTGCGGGGAGTGTGATTTGTTACCAAGGCGTGTTAACACATGCTGTTGTGGGAAAACAAAATTGGATGAGGAACGCAAAAGTTGTTTGGACCCAATACCTACCTGCTCGCAAGTTTGTGCCAAATCACTTCCTTGTGGCACACATCATTGTAAAGAGGTGTGTCATGTTGGGGATTGTCCTCCATGCTTGGTTCTTGTGTCCCAGAAGTGCCGTTGTGGTTCAACATCCCGCATCGTGGAATGCTATAAGACAACAGCGGAGAATGAGAAGTTTACTTGTGAAAAGCCTTGTGGAAGAAAAAAGAATTGTGGAAGACATCGGTGTAGTGAACGGTGTTGTCTACTTTCTAATCCCAATAACAATTTAAGTAGTGAATGGGATCCACACTTCTGTTCGATGCCATGTGAAAAGAAGTTAAGATGTGGCCAGCATGCTTGTGAATCACTATGTCACAGTGGCCATTGCCCACCTTGTCTTGAAACCATCTTTACAGATCTGACATGTGCTTGTGGTAGGACTTCAATCCCTCCTCCACTCCCTTGTGGTACGCCACCTCCTTCATGCCAGCTTCCATGTTCAGTTCCTCAGCCTTGTGGCCATATAGCCTTGCACAGTTGCCACTTTGGAGACTGCCCTCCTTGTTCAGTTCCTGTAGCAAAAGAATGTATTGGTGGGCATGTTGTTCTTAGGAACATTCCTTGTGGTTCAAAGGACATTAGATGCAATAAGCTATGTGGGAAGACCAGACAATGTGGCTTACATGCATGTGGGAGAACTTGTCACCCCCCTCCTTGTGATAATCTATCTTGCGGTGTGCAAGGGTTACCAGCGCCTTGTGGGCAAACGTGTGGAGCTCCTAGAAGAGACTGTCGTCATACATGTACAGCTCCGTGTCACCCATCCACTCCATGCCCAGACGTAAGATGTGAGTTTCCTGTTACAATTACCTGTTCTTGTGGCCGTATAACTGCAAATGTTCCATGTGATGCTGGTGTCAGCAGTAGTAATTATAATGCTGATGCTGTACATGAAGCTTCCATCACTCAAAAATTGCCTATCCCACTACAACCAGTTGATCCAAATGGCAAAAAAGTTCCCCTTGGACAAAGAAAGCTGATGTGCGATGATGAATGTGCTAAGTTAGAGCGCAAGAGGGTTCTTGCTGATGCTTTTGATATTACTACTCCAAATCTTGATTCTCTCCATTTTGGCGACAATTCTGTTGATTTGATTTCTGATTTGTACCGGCGTGATCCTAAATGGGTTATTTCTGTTGAGGAGAGATGCAAATTTTTAGTGCTTGGCAAAAGCAGAAGCACAACTCATGGTTTAAAGGTCCATGTTTTCTGTCCTATGCTGAAGGAGAAAAGAGATGCAGTGAGGGTAATTGCAGATAGATGGAAGCTTGCTGTGAGTGCTGCTGGTTGGGAGCCGAAGCGTTTTATCGTAATTCATGTTACCTCAAAATCAAAAGCCCCAACCCGTGTGCTAGGGGTTAAGGGTACTCCAACTATAAGTGCACCCCTTCCTCCTGCATTTGATCACTTGGTAGACATGGACCCTAGGCTTGTTGTTTCATTCCCTGACTTACCAAGGGAGGCTGATATTAGTGCTTTGGTGTTGAGATTTGGTGGCGAGTGTGAGCTTGTTTGGCTGAATGACAAAAATGCCTTGGCTGTTTTTCATGACCCTGCTCGAGCTGCAACGGCAATGAGGAGGTTAGATCATGGTACATTTTATCAGGGAGCTGTTTCGGTTGTGCCCAATGTTGGGGCAACTACCACATCTTCAACTACAGGTGCCTGGGGAGCGGGGACAATGAAAGAAGGAGCACTATCTGTGTTGAAAGGTAATGCATGGAAGAAAGCTGTGGTTCAAGAGTCCAGTTGGAGAGAAGATTCTTGGGGCGATGAAGAATGGACTACTGGATCTGCTAATGTCCAGCAATCTGCTTGGAAAAAAGAAGCACCAATAGCTGCTTCTTTTAACCGTTGGAATTTATTAGACCATGAGTCAGGTCAAAGTTCATCTTCTACAAATGTGAAAAAAGCAGAAGCTTCTGGGAAAAACACTGAAAGCAGTGCTGTCTTGAGGTTGGAGTCTCATGCAGCTGGTTCAAATGAACAAGGGAAACGTGGTGGGAACTTGGATGCAACTGAAGCTTCTGAAGTAGTAGATGATTGGGAGAAGGCTTATGAATGA
- the LOC107644115 gene encoding glutamine synthetase nodule isozyme: MSLLSDLINLNLSESGTKKIIAEYIWIGGSGMDIRSKARTISGPVSDPSKLPKWNYDGSSTGQAPGEDSEVILYPQAIFKDPFRRGENILVICDAYTPAGEPIPTNKRHNAAKIFSHPDVASEEPWYGIEQEYTLLQKDINWPLGWPIGGYPGPQGPYYCGIGADKAYGRDIVDAHYKACIYAGINISGINGEVMPGQWEFQVGPSVGISAGDEVWAARYILERITEIAGVVVSFDPKPIQGDWNGAGAHTNYSTKSMRNDGGYEVIKKAIEKLKLKHKDHIAAYGEGNERRLTGKHETADIHTFSWGVANRGASVRVGRDTEKNGKGYFEDRRPASNMDPYVVTSLIADTTILWKP; encoded by the exons ATGTCTTTGCTCTCAGATCTCATCAACCTCAACCTCTCCGAATCCGGCACCAAGAAGATCATTGCTGAATACATATG GATTGGTGGATCTGGCATGGACATCAGAAGCAAAGCAAGG ACAATCTCTGGTCCAGTGAGTGATCCTTCAAAGCTTCCAAAATGGAACTATGATGGTTCTAGCACTGGTCAAGCCCCTGGTGAAGATAGTGAAGTCATCCTATA CCCACAAGCCATCTTCAAGGACCCATTTAGGAGGGGAGAGAATATTCTT gttATTTGTGATGCATACACCCCAGCTGGAGAGCCGATTCCCACCAACAAGAGACACAATGCTGCCAAGATCTTCAGTCACCCTGATGTAGCCTCTGAGGAACCATG GTATGGTATTGAGCAAGAGTATACTTTGTTACAGAAAGACATTAACTGGCCACTTGGGTGGCCAATTGGTGGCTACCCTGGACCACAG gGGCCATACTACTGTGGCATTGGTGCCGATAAAGCCTATGGTCGTGACATTGTTGATGCACATTACAAGGCTTGTATCTATGCTGGCATCAACATTAGTGGCATCAATGGAGAAGTTATGCCTGGCCAG TGGGAATTCCAAGTTGGTCCTTCTGTTGGTATCTCTGCTGGTGATGAGGTTTGGGCTGCTCGCTACATACTTGAG AGGATCACGGAAATTGCTGGAGTGGTTGTTTCATTTGATCCCAAGCCAATCCAG GGAGACTGGAATGGTGCGGGTGCTCACACTAACTACAG CACAAAGTCGATGAGAAATGATGGAGGGTATGAAGTAATAAAGAAGGCGATTGAGAAGCTTAAATTGAAGCACAAAGATCACATTGCTGCCTATGGAGAAGGCAATGAGAGACGCCTCACTGGAAAACATGAAACTGCAGACATCCACACCTTCTCTTGG GGAGTGGCAAACCGTGGAGCATCAGTAAGAGTTGGAAGAGACACAGAGAAGAATGGAAAAGGTTACTTTGAGGACAGAAGGCCAGCTTCTAACATGGACCCTTATGTCGTAACTTCCTTGATTGCGGACACCACCATCCTCTGGAAGCCATGA